A segment of the Pseudomonas versuta genome:
TTGAACTGGGTGCTTCGCGTCTGGGTGAAATCGCTTACACCGTCGGCATGACAAAACCCCAGGTTGCCGTGCTCAATAATGCCGGGACCGCCCACGTTGGCGAGTTCGGCGGGCCGGAAAAAATCGTCGAGGCCAAGGGCGAGATTCTCGAAGGACTCGACGCAGATGGCATTGCCGTCCTCAATCTGGACGACAAGGCTTTTGGCATCTGGCAGGCCCGGGCTGCTGGCCGCAAGGTACTCAGTTTCGCCCTGACCAATCCTGACGCAGACTTTTACGCGAGCAATCTGACCCGCGATGCGCGCGGTTGCCCTGCGTTCGATTTGCACTGCCCGTTGGGTGTTGCCCACGTTCAACTCAACCTGTTGGGCACGCACAACGTTGCCAACGCTCTGGCCGGCGCGGCTGCCGCGCATGCCCTGGGCGTCTCGCTGTTTGGCATAACCAGCGGCTTGCAAGCGGTACTGCCGGTCAAAGGTCGTGCGGTGGCTCAACTGACCGCCGACGGTTTGCGAATTATTGATGACACTTACAACGCAAACCCCACCTCAATGTGCGCTGCCGTTGATATACTCGCCGCCTTTTCCGGCCGCACCGTCCTGGTGCTCGGAGATATTGGCGAGTTAGGTGAGTGGGCGGAGCAAGGACATCGTGAAGTAGGCGCATATGCCGCCGACAAAGTTTCAGCGCTCTATGCGGTGGGACCCATGATGGCTCATGCCGTCACTGCATTTGGACACCAGGCTCGTCACTTCGCCAATCAGGCTGACCTGATCAAGGCGCTTCGCGCTGAGCACGAAACAAACACCACCATTTTGATCAAGGGCTCGCGCAGCGCAGCGATGGAAAACGTCGTTGCGGCTTTGTGCGGTTCCAGCGGGGAGAAACATTAATGCTGCTGCTTCTAGCGGAGTATCTACAACAGTTCTACAAGGGCTTCGCAGTCTTCCAGTACTTGTCCCTGCGCGGGATTCTCGGGGTACTGACGGCGTTGACCTTGTCTCTGTGTCTGGGGCCGTGGATGATCCGCACCCTGCAAAACCGTCAGATCGGCCAGTCGGTCCGTAACGATGGTCCGCAATCGCATTTGTCCAAGTCCGGTACGCCAACCATGGGCGGTGCACTGATTCTGTCGGCGATCACCATCAGCACTTTGCTGTGGGCCGACCTGAGCAACCGCTATGTGTGGGTCGTGATGATCGTGACCCTGCTGTTCGGGGCTATTGGCTGGGTCGACGACTATCGCAAAGTGATCGAGAAAAACTCGCGTGGCCTTCCGAGCCGCTGGAAGTATTTCTGGCAGTCGGTGTTTGGTCTGGGCGCAGCAATCTTTCTTTATATGACGGCACCCAGCGCCGTCGAAACCACGCTGATTCTGCCTATCCTCAAGGACGCCAGCATCCCGCTGGGAATCGGCTTTGTGGTGCTGACCTACTTTGTAATCGTGGGTTCGAGCAACGCAGTCAACCTGACTGACGGCCTGGACGGCCTGGCGATCATGCCGACCGTTATGGTCGGTGGAGCCCTTGGCATCTTCTGCTACCTGTCGGGGAACGTGAAGTTTGCCGACTACCTGTTGATCCCGTATGTCCCGGGCGCGGGTGAACTGATTGTGTTCTGCGGCGCGCTGATCGGTGCCGGTCTCGGATTCCTGTGGTTCAACACATACCCCGCACAAGTCTTCATGGGCGATGTCGGCGCACTGGCTCTGGGCGCAGCCCTGGGCACCATCGCGGTCATCGTGCGTCAGGAAATCGTGCTGTTCATCATGGGCGGTGTGTTCGTGATGGAAACCCTGTCCGTGGTGATCCAGGTAGCGTCCTTCAAGTTGACCGGCAAGCGGGTATTCCGCATGGCGCCGATCCATCACCACTTTGAACTCAAGGGCTGGCCCGAGCCGCGTGTGATTGTCCGTTTCTGGATCATCACCGTGATTCTGGTTCTGGTCGGCCTTGCCACGCTGAAGCTGAGGTAGAACCTGTGTCTCTGATCGCTTCTGACCACTTCCGCATCGTTGTCGGCCTCGGCAAGAGCGGCATGTCCCTGGTGCGCTTTCTGGCGCAACGGGGCGTGTCTTTTGCCGTGGCGGATACGCGGGAAAATCCACCGGAGATGGCCACGCTGCGCCGTGACTATCCGCACGTGGAAGTGCGTTGTGGCGAACTGGATGTCGAATTCCTGTGCCGTGCCGATGAGCTCTACGTGAGCCCCGGCCTGGCATTGGCGACTCCGGCCCTGCAGGCCGCGGCTGCCCGTGGCGTGAAGCTGTCGGGTGACATCGAGCTGTTCGCGCGTAACGCGAAGGCACCTATCGTGGCAATCAGTGGTTCCAACGCCAAAAGCACCGTGACCACGCTGGTCGGTGAAATGGCTGCAGCTGCCGGCAAGCGGGTCGCCGTCGGCGGTAACCTTGGCACGCCGGCGCTGGATCTGCTGAGCGATGACATTGAGCTGTACGTAATGGAACTGTCGAGCTTCCAGCTGGAAACCACCGACCAGTTGGGTGCCGAAGTGGCCACTGTGCTGAATGTCAGCGAAGACCACATGGACCGCTACAGCGGCCTGCCTGCCTACCACCTGGCCAAACACCGGATCTTTCGCGGTGCCCGGCAGGTTGTGGTCAACCGCCAGGACGCGCTGACCCGTCCATTGATGAGCGAAGGGCTGCCGTGCTGGACGTTCGGTCTGGGCGTGCCCGACTTCAAGGCCTTCGGCCTGCGTGAAGAAAACGGCGAAAAATACCTCGCCTTCGAATTTCAAAACCTGATGGCGGTCCGCGAGCTGAAAGTACGTGGTGCCCACAATCAGGCCAATGCCCTGGCAGCACTGGCGCTGGGGCATGCTGTGGGCCTGCCGTTCGACGCCATGTTGAGCAGCCTGCGCAGCTTCACCGGCCTTGAGCATCGCTGCCAGTGGGTGCGCGAACTCGATGGTGTGAGCTACTACAACGACTCCAAGGCCACCAACGTGGGCGCCGCATTGGCTGCCATCGAAGGCCTGGGAGCGGACATGGACGGCAAGCTGGTCTTGATCGCTGGCGGTGATGGCAAGGGCGCTGACTTCAGCGGCCTGCGTGACTCTGTGGCCAGATATTGCCGCGCAGTGGTCCTGATAGGCCGTGATGCAGGCCTGATCGCGGATGCCCTGGGCGATGCCGTGCCGCAGGTGCGTGTCGGCTCGCTGGACGAGGCCATTGCGCGCAGCCGTTCGTTGGCACACTCCGGTGACGCAGTATTGCTGTCCCCGGCCTGCGCCAGTTTCGACATGTTCAAAAATTACGAAGAGCGTGGCCATCTGTTTGCGCGTGCAGTGGAGGCCCTGACATGATCTTCGGCATTCTCAAACCCTATCCTTCGCCGCTGATCACGGGCCGCGGCGTTGACCTGGACTTCGCGTTTCTCGCCGGTTGCCTGGCGTTGCTCGGTCTTGGTCTGGTGATGATTACCTCGGCATCGTCAGAAGTTGCCGCCTTGCAGTCGGGTAACTCCCTGTACCACATGATCCGCCATCTGTTTTACATCGCGCTCGGTCTGGGCGCGTGCGTGCTGACCATGATGGTGCCGATTGCGACCTGGCAGCGAATGGGCTGGATGTTGCTCATTGGTGCGTTCGGCTTGCTGGTGATGGTGTTGCTGCCGGGCATTGGCCGTGAGGTAAACGGTTCGATGCGCTGGATCGGTTTCAGCTTCTTTAACGTACAGCCCTCTGAAGTTGCCAAGGTGTTCGTGGTGATCTACCTGGCCGGTTATCTGGTCCGTCAGCAGAAAGAAGTCCGTGAAAGCTGGATGGGCTTCTTCAAGCCTTTCATCGTGTTGCTGCCGATGGCCGGTCTGTTGCTGATGGAGCCTGACTTCGGGGCCACCGTCGTAATGATGGGCGCAGCGGCGGCGATGTTGTTCCTGGGCGGTGTCGGCCTGTTCCGCTTTGCGCTGATGGTGGCATTGGCGGTCGGTGCGGTATTCGTGCTGGTCCAGGCGCAGCCTTATCGTATGGCGCGATTGATCACCTTTACCGACCCGTGGTCCGACCAGTTCGGCTCCGGTTACCAGCTGACTCAGGCCCTGATCGCGTTCGGTCGCGGCGAGTGGTTCGGGGTCGGTCTGGGCAACAGCGTACAGAAGCAGTTTTACCTGCCGGAAGCCCACACCGACTTTGTGTTCTCGGTACTGGCTGAAGAGCTGGGTGTGGTCGGCTCCTTGCTGACCGTGGCCCTGTTTGTATTCGTCTGCGTACGCGGCATGTACATCGGCCTGTGGGCCGAGCGGGCCAAGCAATATTTTGCGGCCTACATGGCATACGGCTTGTCGTTCCTGTGGATCGGTCAGTTCCTGATCAACATCGGGGTAAACGTCGGTTTGCTGCCAACCAAAGGTCTGACCTTGCCATTCCTCAGCTATGGCGGCAGTTCGCTGGTTATTTGCTGCGTGTGCATGGGCTTGTTGCTGCGGATCGAGTGGGAGAGTCGAACCCATCTGGGCAGCGAAGAGACCGATTTCAAAGAAAGTGACTTCGCAGAGGAGCCGAACCATGGGCGCTAATGTGCTGATCATGGCAGGCGGCACCGGCGGGCATGTGTTCCCTGCTTTGGCCTGTGCGCGAGAATTCGAAGCCCGCGGCTACACCGTGCACTGGCTTGGAACCCCGCGTGGCATCGAGAACGAGCTGGTAGAGCCGGCAGGTTTTACCCTGCACCGGATCAACGTGGCGGGCCTGCGTGGCAAGAGCAAACTGTCGCTGTTCAAGGCCCCGTTTGTGTTGCTCAAGGCGATGTTCCAGGCGCGAAAAATCATTCGTCAGCTCAAGCCGGTCTGCGTGCTCGGGTTTGGTGGTTATGTGACCGGCCCGGGTGGCCTAGCCGCCCGGACCTGCGGTGTGCCGGTGATCATTCACGAGCAGAACGCCGTGGCCGGTACCGCCAACCGTTTGCTGGTGCCGATGTCGAGCCGTGTGTGCGAAGCCTTCCCAGAAACGTTTGCGGCATCGGACAAGCTGCGCAGTACCGGCAACCCGGTCCGCCCTGAATTGTTCACCCTGGCGCCACGTGCTGCACTCGAAGGCCGCAAGGCGCGCCTGTTGGTGCTGGGCGGTAGCCTGGGGGCCGAGCCATTGAACAAGTTGTTGCCTGAAGCACTGGCCAAAGTACCGGCCCAGGTGCGTCCTGAAGTGTTTCATCAGGCCGGCAAACAGCACGATCAGATTACCGCCGAGCGCTATGAAGCGGCCGGTGTAGAGGCTCAAGTGCAGCCTTTTATCAAAGACATGGCCCAAGCCTATGGCTGGGCCGACATGGTGGTTTGTCGCGCAGGCGCGCTGACCGTCAGTGAACTGGCTGCGGCCGGTCTGCCATCGCTGCTGGTGCCTTTGCCCCACGCGATTGATGACCATCAGAGCCGTAATGCCGACTTTTTGGCTCGCGAGGGTGCTGCCTTCCTGATGCCGCAAGCGACAACTGGCGCAGCCGAACTGGCTGCACGCCTGACAGAGGTTTTGATGCAACCGGAACGACTGAACAGCATGGCGACCAACGCTCGCCGCCTGGCCAAACCTGATGCAACCCGCAACGTCGTAGATATCTGCCTGGAGGTGGCCAATGGTTGAGAATCAGAAAGCCATGCCGCAACCGGAAATGCGCCGTATCCGTCGTATCCACTTCGTCGGAATCGGCGGCGTGGGCATGTGTGGCATTGCCGAGGTGTTGCTGAACCTGGGTTATGAAGTGTCGGGCTCCGACCTGAATGCATCGCCTGTTACCGAGCGACTTGAATCGTTCGGAGCGCACATCTTTATCGGTCACCGCGCCGAGAACGCTGCCAATGCCGATGTTTTGGTCGTGTCCAGTGCGGTGAACACCTCCAACCCTGAAGTCGCAACTGCGCTGGAACGCCGTATTCCGGTGGTGCCTCGGGCCGAAATGCTGGCCGAGCTGATGCGTTATCGCCACGGCATCGCCGTGGCCGGTACCCACGGCAAAACCACCACCACCAGCCTGCTGGCCTCGGTGTTCGCGGCCGGTGGCCTTGATCCGACCTTCGTGATCGGTGGTCGCCTGAATGCAGCGGGCACCAATGCACAGCTTGGAACGAGCAGATACCTGATTGCCGAAGCTGACGAAAGCGATGCCAGCTTCCTGCACCTGCAGCCGATGGTTGCGGTGGTGACCAACATCGACGCCGATCACATGGCGACCTACGAAGGCGACTTCAACAAACTGAAGAAAACCTTCGTCGAGTTTCTGCACAACCTGCCGTTCTACGGTCTGGCCGTGCTGTGCCTGGATGATCCGGTGGTGCGTGAAATCCTGCCGCTGGTCAAGCGTCCGACCGTCACATACGGCTTCAGCGAAGCCGCCGACGTGCGTGCGATCAATGTTCGCCAGCAAGGCATGCAAACCTTCTTCACGGTGCTGCGTCCGGAACGCGAGCCGCTGGATGTGTCGGTGAACATGCCGGGCAACCACAACGTGCTGAATGCGTTGGCGACCATTTGCATCGCTTCTGATGAAGGCGTCAGCGATGAGGCCATCGTCCAGGGGCTGTCCGGCTTCCAGGGTGTAGGCCGGCGCTTCCAGGTTTACGGCGAGCTGCCGGTAGACGGTGGCCACGTGATGCTGGTGGACGACTACGGTCACCACCCGACTGAAGTCGCGGCCGTGATTAAAGCGGTGCGCGGTGGCTGGCCGGATCGTCGCCTGGTCATGGTCTACCAGCCGCATCGCTTCAGCCGTACCCGCGATCTGTATGACGATTTCGTGCAGGTGCTGGCCGACGCCAACGTGCTGCTGTTGATGGAAGTCTACCCGGCCGGCGAAGAGCCGATTCCGGGCGCTGACAGCCGTCAGCTGTGCCACAGCATCCGTCAGCGTGGCCAGCTGGACCCGATCTACATCGAGCGTGGCGTTGAGCTGGCGCCGATCGTCAAGCCGCTGCTGCGTGCCGGCGACATCCTGTTGTGCCAAGGGGCGGGCGATATCGGCCGTCTGGCACCACAACTCATTAACAGTCCGTTGTTCGCCGGTGCCGTTGTCGCAGCCAGCGAGGGGAAGTTGAAATGACCGCTGCCTACGCCAATCTGTTCTCGACCATTGCCCCTGCCGACTTCGGTCGCGTTGCCGTGTTGTTTGGTGGAAAAAGCGCTGAGCGCGCAGTGTCCCTGAAGTCCGGCAATGCCGTGCTCGAGGCACTGCAAAGTGCGGGTGTGAACGCTTTCGGTATCGATGTCGGCGACGATTTCATCGCCCGGATCACGCACGAAAAAATCGACCGTGCCTTTATCATTCTCCATGGTCGCGGCGGTGAAGACGGCAGCATCCAGGGCTTGCTCGAATACATGGGCATTCCCTATACCGGTAGCGGCATCCTCGCCTCGGCGCTGGCAATGGACAAGTTGCGCACCAAGCAGGTGTGGCACAGCCTGGGTATCCCGACCCCGCGTCATGCCGTGCTGAGCAGCGAAGCCGATTGTATTTCTGCGGCGAAGGAACTGAGCTTCCCTTTGATCGTCAAACCGGCACATGAAGGTTCAAGTATCGGTATGGCCAAAGTGAACAGCGCTGACGAGTTGATCGTTGCGTGGACAGAGGCCAGTAAGTACGACTCGCAAGTGTTGGTTGAGCAATGGATCACCGGTCCCGAGTTCACCATCGCCACCCTGCGTGACCAAGTGCTGCCACCTATTGCACTGGGCACCCCGCATTCGTTCTACGACTACGACGCCAAGTACGTGTCCTCTGATACTCAGTATCGGATCCCGTGCGGGCTTGATAGCACCAAGGAGCAAGAACTCATGGACCTCACGGCGAAAGCCTGTGAGGCGATAGGTATCGCCGGTTGGGGCCGTCTGGACGTGATGCAGGACACCGATGGCCAATTCTGGTTGCTCGAAGTCAACACCGCTCCGGGCATGACCGATCACAGTCTGGTGCCGATGGCGGCCCGTGCTGCCGGTCTGGATTTTCAACAGCTGGTGCTGTCGATTCTGGCAGCCAGCGTCGAGGCTCGAGGTTAAAAACATGCAAGGCGCATCGCTTCGTCATCAGCAACCCGCTCCCGGCCGCAAGCCGGTACCTCGGGGTGCCAGCCGGATGGTGGCTAAAGAGCCGATGTCAGTGCGCCTGCCAAAAGCCAATTTTGGCTTCTTGAAAGCATTATTCTGGCCCGTGTTGCTGGTGGTGCTGGGGTATGGCACCTACGAAGGCGCGCAGCGCTTAATGCCGTACGCCGACCGGCCGATTACCAACATCAACGTGCAGGGTGATCTGACCTATATCAGCCAGCAGGCCGTACAGCAGCGCATCGCCCCTTATGTTGCGGCGAGCTTCTTCACGGTCGATCTGGAAGGCATGCGGACCGAGCTTGAACAGATGCCCTGGATTGCCCATGCCGAGGTCCGTCGCGTCTGGCCGGACCAGGTGGTGATCCGGCTCGAAGAGCAGTTGCCGGTAGCCCGCTGGGGTGATGAAGCGCTGTTGAACAACCAGGGCCAGGCATTCACCCCGCGTGAGCTGGCCAATTACGAACACTTGCCGCAGCTGTTCGGCCCACAACGGGCTCAGCAGCAAGTGATGCAGCAGTATCAGGTGTTGAGCCAGATGTTGCGTCCGATGGGCTTCTCCATTGCCCGGCTGGAATTGCGTGAACGCGGTAGCTGGTTCCTGACCACCGGAGCCGGCAGTGCAGGGCCCGGGATCGAGTTGCTGTTGGGGCGCGATCACCTGGTAGAAAAAATGCGTCGCTTCATAGCCATCTATGAAAAAACGCTGAAAGAACAGATTACAAACATAGCGCGCATTGATTTGCGTTATGCCAACGGATTGGCCGTCGGCTGGCGGGAACCTGTGGCACCGACGATAGCCCAACCCGCTGTCGCGAAGAATTAAGAAGAGGCAGGACCCATGGCAAACGTGCAAAGCGGAAAAATGATCGTCGGTCTCGATATCGGCACCTCCAAGGTGGTGGCGCTGGTGGGCGAGGTCGGTGAAGACGGCACGATCGAAATCGTCGGTATTGGCACGCATCCGTCCCGTGGCCTGAAGAAAGGTGTGGTGGTGAACATCGAGTCCACCGTGCAATCGATCCAGCGCGCCATTGAAGAAGCGCAGCTGATGGCCGGTTGCCGGATTCACTCGGCGTTCGTCGGTGTGGCCGGCAATCACATCCGCAGTCTGAACTCCCACGGCATCGTGGCGATTCGGGATCGTGAAGTCAGCTCCGCCGACCTTGAGCGCGTCCTTGACGCTGCCCAGGCTGTTGCGATTCCGGCAGACCAGCGCGTGCTGCACACCTTGCCCCAGGACTACGTGATCGATAACCAGGAAGGCGTTCGTGAGCCACTGGGGATGTCGGGCGTACGTCTGGAAGCCAAGGTGCACGTAGTCACCTGCGCGGTGAATGCAGCACAGAACATCGAGAAATGCGTGCGCCGCTGTGGCCTTGAGGTGGACGACATCATCCTCGAGCAGCTGGCGTCGGCTTACTCGGTGCTGACCGACGACGAAAAAGAACTGGGCGTGTGCCTGGTCGACATCGGTGGCGGTACTACCGATATCGCGATCTTCACCGAAGGCGCCATTCGTCATACGGCCGTGATCCCGATTGCGGGCGACCAGGTGACCAACGACATCGCGATGGCGTTGCGCACACCTACCCAGTACGCCGAAGAAATCAAGATCCGTTACGCCTGCGCCCTGGCCAAACTGGCCGGTGCCGGCGAAACCATCAAAGTCCCGAGCGTTGGCGATCGTCCACCGCGCGAACTGTCCCGTCAGGCCCTGGCCGAAGTGGTCGAGCCGCGTTACGACGAGCTGTTCACCCTGATTCAGGCCGAGTTGCGTCGCAGCGGCTACGAAGACCTGATCCCGGCTGGCATCGTGTTGACCGGCGGTACTTCGAAAATGGAAGGCGCGGTCGAGCTGGCCGAAGAGATCTTCCATATGCCGGTTCGTCTGGGCGTACCGCACAGCTTCAAGGGCTTGTCCGATGTTGTGCGCAATCCGATTTACTCCACCGCTGTGGGCTTGTTGCTGTACGGGCTGCAAAAGCAGTCAGACGGCATCTCCATGTCGGGTATCAGCAACCGCGACAACTACAGCAGTGATGAACAAAAAGCCCCTGTGCTTGAGCGCCTGAAGCGCTGGGTCCAGGGCAACTTTTAAAGCTTGAGCAGTAAAAGATTCAAAGCAGTAGAAGTAGGCGAAAAAACTAGAGAAATGAAAGGAGAGGGAAAATGTTCGAACTCGTAGACAACATCCCGCAAAGCCCGGTAATCAAGGTTATCGGTGTTGGTGGTGGCGGTGGCAATGCTGTTAATCATATGGTTAAGAGCAACATCGAAGGCGTGGAATTCATCTGCGCCAACACTGACGCGCAAGCGCTGAAAAGCATCGGCGCCCGTACCATCCTGCAATTGGGCACCGGTGTGACCAAAGGCCTGGGTGCGGGTGCAAATCCTGAGGTCGGCCGTCAGGCCGCTCTGGAAGACCGAGAGCGCATCGCTGAAGTGCTGCAGGGCACCAATATGGTGTTCATCACCACGGGCATGGGCGGTGGTACCGGTACCGGTGCTGCGCCGATCATTGCCGAAGTGGCCAAGGAAATGGGGATCCTCACCGTTGCGGTGGTGACTCGTCCATTCCCGTTTGAAGGTCGCAAGCGCATGCAGATTGCTGACGAAGGTATTCGTCTGCTGTCCGAAAGCGTCGATTCGTTGATTACGATTCCGAACGAAAAACTGCTGACCATCCTGGGCAAGGACGCCAGCCTGCTGTCGGCTTTCGCCAAGGCCGATGACGTATTGGCCGGTGCCGTCCGCGGTATCTCCGACATCATCAAGCGTCCGGGCATGATCAACGTCGACTTTGCCGACGTACGTACCGTGATGAGCGAAATGGGCATGGCGATGATGGGCACTGGCTGCGCCAGCGGTCCGAACCGTGCACGTGAAGCAACGGAAGCGGCGATCCGCAACCCGTTGCTCGAAGACGTGAACCTGGAAGGCGCACGCGGCATCCTGGTGAACATCACCGCCGGTCCTGACCTGTCTCTGGGTGAGTACTCCGACGTGGGTAGCATCATCGAAGCCTTTGCTTCCGAGCACGCCATGGTCAAGGTTGGTACGGTTATCGATCCGGACATGCGCGACGAGCTGCATGTGACCGTGGTTGCGACCGGTCTGGGCGCTAAAATCGAGAAGCCGGTCAAGGTTATCGACAACAGTGTTCAAGCCTCTTACGCAGCCTCTTCGGCACACACGGCGTCTGCTCGTCAGGAAGCCCGTACCGAGCGTCAGGAGCAGCCAGCGGTGAACTACCGTGACCTGGATCGTCCTACTGTAATGCGTAATCAGGCCCAGCAAGGCGCGACTACTGCTGCCAAGCTCAACCCACAAGACGATTTGGATTACCTGGACATCCCGGCTTTCCTGCGTCGACAGGCTGATTAATGAAATCAATCAGGGGGATTAAGGTGATTGGTATTCAGCAAAGGTTCGGTCTGCTATTATCGCCAGCCTTTGTTGATACCAGTTCGCAATTTGCGCTGAAGCGGCCAATGCCATGATTAAACAACGCACCCTGAAAAATATTATCCGTGCCACAGGTGTCGGCCTGCACTCCGGTGAGAAGGTCTATCTGACCCTCAAGCCTGCGCCTGTGGATACCGGCATCGTGTTTTGTCGTGCAGACCTTGACCCTGTTGTGCAGATTCCTGCCCGCGCGGAAAACGTCGGCGAGACAACGATGTCGACCACGTTGGTCAACGGCGATACCAAAGTAGACACGGTAGAGCATTTGCTCTCGGCCATGGCTGGCCTGGGCATCGATAACGCCTACGTCGAACTCTCCGCGTCTGAAGTCCCGATTATGGACGGTAGCGCCGGACCTTTCGTGTTTCTGATTCAATCTGCCGGCCTGGAAGAACAGGACGCGCCGAAGAAGTTCATCCGTATCCTGCGTGAAGTGACAGTGGAAGATGGCGACAAGCGCGCCACTTTCGTCCCTTTCGAAGGCTTCAAGGTGAGCTTCGAGATCGATTTCGATCACCCGGTTTTCCGTAACCGTACCCAAAGCGCAACCGTGGATTTTTCCAGCACTTCGTTTGTAAAAGAAGTCAGCCGCGCGCGTACTTTCGGTTTCATGAGTGACATCGAGTACCTGCGCAAGCACAACCTCGCACTCGGCGGTAGCGTTGAAAACGCGATCGTGGTCGATGCCAATGGAGTACTGAACGAAGACGGTCTTCGCTATGAAGACGAATTCGTGAAGCACAAAATTCTCGACGCTATTGGCGACCTCTACCTGTTGGGCAATAGCCTGATTGGTGAGTTCAAGGGCTTCAAGTCTGGCCATGCTCTGAACAACCAGCTGCTTCGCAAGCTGATTGAACAGAAAGATGCATGGGAAGTCGTGACCTTTGAAGACGCCAGCACAGCACCGATCTCGTACATGCGTCCGGTTGCGGCAGTTTAAGTAAAACTTCTTTCTCTAGTTTTTGAAGGCCACCCTCGGGTGGCTTTTTTTTGCGCTGAAATTTGTGGGTGCTGTACACACGCTGCAGCAGCGAGCTTGCTCGCGAGCATTAAGGTCTGCTGCTTCGGGGGAATCTTCAGGCCTGCGGCTTGGGCCGCAATGCGTTCAGCCCGGTCTCGTTGATGTTCACTACCCGGTTTCGACCGCCTTTTTTGGCCTGGTAAAGTGCCTTGTCGGCAGTGCTGATCAGCGCTTGCGGGTCATCGCCAGGTTTTGCATAGCGGCTACAAGTGCCCAGGCTGACAGTCAGTTTCTTGTGGTTCGCGATGACAGGCTCCATCTCCTCGACGGCGGCACGAATCTTTTCAGCCAGCAGGCGGGTGCCGGTGGCCCCGGTTTCGGTCAGGATCACGGCAAACTCTTCGCCGCCATAACGGGCTGCCAGGTCGGCGGGGCGTCGGGTATGGGATTTGATGACCTGGGCAACGCGACGTATTGCTTCATCGCCGGCTTGATGCCCGTGGGAGTCATTGAAGTCCTTGAAGTTGTCGATATCAATCATCATCAGCGAAACAGGACTGCCCGAGCGTTGTGCTCTGCGCCATTCCAGATCAAGGGTTGTGTCCAGTGTCCGGCGATTGGCCAGTCCGGTCAGCGGGTCGGTTGCTGCCAGTTCGGCAAGTACCCGTTCGGCCTGATGACGCAAGCGCAACTCGCGGGTCAGGAGCCAGGTGAGCCACAACAGGCCCAGACACAACAGAAGGGTGGCACTGCCGATCAG
Coding sequences within it:
- a CDS encoding UDP-N-acetylmuramoyl-tripeptide--D-alanyl-D-alanine ligase; amino-acid sequence: MLKPLLLSEVADALDGRLVSADSRFNGVSIDSRAISKGQLFIALTGPRFDGHDYLNEVAAKGAVAALVEREVPESALPQLVVKDARVALGQLGALNRAGYNKPVAAITGSSGKTTVKEMLACILRTRGPVLATKGNLNNDLGVPLTLLELTQEHTAAVIELGASRLGEIAYTVGMTKPQVAVLNNAGTAHVGEFGGPEKIVEAKGEILEGLDADGIAVLNLDDKAFGIWQARAAGRKVLSFALTNPDADFYASNLTRDARGCPAFDLHCPLGVAHVQLNLLGTHNVANALAGAAAAHALGVSLFGITSGLQAVLPVKGRAVAQLTADGLRIIDDTYNANPTSMCAAVDILAAFSGRTVLVLGDIGELGEWAEQGHREVGAYAADKVSALYAVGPMMAHAVTAFGHQARHFANQADLIKALRAEHETNTTILIKGSRSAAMENVVAALCGSSGEKH
- the mraY gene encoding phospho-N-acetylmuramoyl-pentapeptide-transferase, coding for MLLLLAEYLQQFYKGFAVFQYLSLRGILGVLTALTLSLCLGPWMIRTLQNRQIGQSVRNDGPQSHLSKSGTPTMGGALILSAITISTLLWADLSNRYVWVVMIVTLLFGAIGWVDDYRKVIEKNSRGLPSRWKYFWQSVFGLGAAIFLYMTAPSAVETTLILPILKDASIPLGIGFVVLTYFVIVGSSNAVNLTDGLDGLAIMPTVMVGGALGIFCYLSGNVKFADYLLIPYVPGAGELIVFCGALIGAGLGFLWFNTYPAQVFMGDVGALALGAALGTIAVIVRQEIVLFIMGGVFVMETLSVVIQVASFKLTGKRVFRMAPIHHHFELKGWPEPRVIVRFWIITVILVLVGLATLKLR
- the murD gene encoding UDP-N-acetylmuramoyl-L-alanine--D-glutamate ligase; this translates as MSLIASDHFRIVVGLGKSGMSLVRFLAQRGVSFAVADTRENPPEMATLRRDYPHVEVRCGELDVEFLCRADELYVSPGLALATPALQAAAARGVKLSGDIELFARNAKAPIVAISGSNAKSTVTTLVGEMAAAAGKRVAVGGNLGTPALDLLSDDIELYVMELSSFQLETTDQLGAEVATVLNVSEDHMDRYSGLPAYHLAKHRIFRGARQVVVNRQDALTRPLMSEGLPCWTFGLGVPDFKAFGLREENGEKYLAFEFQNLMAVRELKVRGAHNQANALAALALGHAVGLPFDAMLSSLRSFTGLEHRCQWVRELDGVSYYNDSKATNVGAALAAIEGLGADMDGKLVLIAGGDGKGADFSGLRDSVARYCRAVVLIGRDAGLIADALGDAVPQVRVGSLDEAIARSRSLAHSGDAVLLSPACASFDMFKNYEERGHLFARAVEALT
- the ftsW gene encoding putative lipid II flippase FtsW, whose amino-acid sequence is MIFGILKPYPSPLITGRGVDLDFAFLAGCLALLGLGLVMITSASSEVAALQSGNSLYHMIRHLFYIALGLGACVLTMMVPIATWQRMGWMLLIGAFGLLVMVLLPGIGREVNGSMRWIGFSFFNVQPSEVAKVFVVIYLAGYLVRQQKEVRESWMGFFKPFIVLLPMAGLLLMEPDFGATVVMMGAAAAMLFLGGVGLFRFALMVALAVGAVFVLVQAQPYRMARLITFTDPWSDQFGSGYQLTQALIAFGRGEWFGVGLGNSVQKQFYLPEAHTDFVFSVLAEELGVVGSLLTVALFVFVCVRGMYIGLWAERAKQYFAAYMAYGLSFLWIGQFLINIGVNVGLLPTKGLTLPFLSYGGSSLVICCVCMGLLLRIEWESRTHLGSEETDFKESDFAEEPNHGR
- the murG gene encoding undecaprenyldiphospho-muramoylpentapeptide beta-N-acetylglucosaminyltransferase, giving the protein MGANVLIMAGGTGGHVFPALACAREFEARGYTVHWLGTPRGIENELVEPAGFTLHRINVAGLRGKSKLSLFKAPFVLLKAMFQARKIIRQLKPVCVLGFGGYVTGPGGLAARTCGVPVIIHEQNAVAGTANRLLVPMSSRVCEAFPETFAASDKLRSTGNPVRPELFTLAPRAALEGRKARLLVLGGSLGAEPLNKLLPEALAKVPAQVRPEVFHQAGKQHDQITAERYEAAGVEAQVQPFIKDMAQAYGWADMVVCRAGALTVSELAAAGLPSLLVPLPHAIDDHQSRNADFLAREGAAFLMPQATTGAAELAARLTEVLMQPERLNSMATNARRLAKPDATRNVVDICLEVANG